Sequence from the Lysobacter capsici genome:
AACTCGCACACCCAGGCAATTACCTTCGACTGTGACCTGCCTAAGGAGCAGATGGCCGACCTTCCCATTACGCTCCAGCCCAAGGCCACCCAGATGCCTCCGGCAGAGCAGGACCACCACCTCTTCGTACGTAAGACCAGTCAACGCTACGGACTCACCTGGATAGGGCACGAGCACGACTTCATCTACTGGCTACTCCGAGCGGAGAGGCTGGTCGACGCCATCGCCCGGAGCGACGACCAGCCCGTTGAAGTTACGCATGATCGAAGGGGACAGCCCCGCTATCAGCTGACCAAGATCGGCAAGGCGTTCTTTAACGTATGCAGGGGCTTCAACCAAGACAGTGCGGAGTACTACAAGCACCACCGCTTCAACCCGCCACTGACCGTTATCCTGAATGTCGTCGACCGGTGGTCGCCTGAGCTCCTGACCCACACGAACCGTAACGGCGATCCGGTGATGAGTGATCCACGAACGCGTGAGATTGTCGAGAGCGCGGCTTCCTCCATCCGCGCGTCATGTCGGAGCCAGGCATACAAGGACAAAGTCGACAATTACAAGCGCAACGAAGAGAAGAACATCGCGAGCTGCTGCGAGTATCTGGAAGCCCAGTTCCAGCGACGTTCGCAACTGCTTATCCTACGGATCGACCTCTACTTCCGGCCGGCGTTCAAGGGTTGGGGCTACACCCGTGAAGCGGACGGACACTACGCGAGGTTTCTGCGCGCCCTACGCGAGAATCGAATCGTACCGGACGTCCTCGGTTACATCAGCAAGCGCGAGGACGGGATCGATCGCGGCATCCATTTTCACGCCCTCATTGTCCTGGACGGGCACAAGCATCGCGATGCCGCCAACCTAACCCGCATGGTGGGAGAGGACTGGGTCCGCCGCTGCGGTCATGGGGACTATGAGGATGGCGTGGATGCCGGCGAGACGGGCAAGAAGGACAAGGCAAGCTATTTCAACTGCTACACCCGGATGGATCAGTACCGTTTCAACTGCCTGGGCCTGATCCATCCGACCGATGCAGACAAGCTGCGCGGCTTGCGCTTGGCGATCGAATACCTGTGCAAGGAAACAACGCAGCTCAAACCCAGTCCGCCGAAGTCCCAGGAAGGCGAGGAGGACGCCGACACCGCGAGCAAGAAGGGGATCCGCAACCTGCGCAAGGGAATCATGCCGAAGGGTCACAGCGGCCGTGGCGCGCCCAGGAGCA
This genomic interval carries:
- a CDS encoding inovirus-type Gp2 protein, coding for MNEIDKSNSHTQAITFDCDLPKEQMADLPITLQPKATQMPPAEQDHHLFVRKTSQRYGLTWIGHEHDFIYWLLRAERLVDAIARSDDQPVEVTHDRRGQPRYQLTKIGKAFFNVCRGFNQDSAEYYKHHRFNPPLTVILNVVDRWSPELLTHTNRNGDPVMSDPRTREIVESAASSIRASCRSQAYKDKVDNYKRNEEKNIASCCEYLEAQFQRRSQLLILRIDLYFRPAFKGWGYTREADGHYARFLRALRENRIVPDVLGYISKREDGIDRGIHFHALIVLDGHKHRDAANLTRMVGEDWVRRCGHGDYEDGVDAGETGKKDKASYFNCYTRMDQYRFNCLGLIHPTDADKLRGLRLAIEYLCKETTQLKPSPPKSQEGEEDADTASKKGIRNLRKGIMPKGHSGRGAPRSSGLDTSAIDRELLKK